The stretch of DNA CCGAGTCAGCCGCCATGAAGCGCACCAGGATGTGCGGCTGGCCGAAGTAACCCAGGCCCCAGGCCAGCAAGGAGACGATGGCGACAAAGGACAAGCCGTTGAACATGTCGAACGCGGCCGGGTTCTGTGTGGCAATCGTATCCATCGCCGCGCCCATGTCGCCCAGCGCGAGGATGACGAACACCGGCGTGATCAGCAGCGCGAAGATCATCAGCGTGGCTTGCACGGTGTCTGTCCAGCTCACCGCGAGGAAGCCGCCGATGAACACATAGAGAATGGTGGCCGCCGCACCGATCCACAGCGCGACGTCGTACGAAATGCCGAAGCTGCTCTCGAACAGACGCGCGCCGGCGACCACGCCGGACGCGCAATAGATGGTGAAGAACACCAGCACGACGAGCGCCGAGAAGATTCGCAGCGTGCGGCTCTCGTCCTCGAAACGGTGGGAGAAGTAGTCCGGCAGGGTCAGCGCGTTCTTGTTGCGCTCGGTATGAACACGCAAGCGGCCGGCCACGAACAGCCAGTTCAGCCAGGCACCGGCGATGAGGCCGATGGCGATCCAGCTCTCGGACAGGCCCGCGACGAAGATCGCCCCCGGCAAGCCCATCAACAGCCAGCCGCTCATGTCCGACGCGCCCGCCGACAAAGCGGTGACGAAACTGCCCAGACTGCGCCCGCCAAGGATGTAGTCATCAAAGTTTTTGGTGGCTCGGTAGGCGAAGAAGCCAATCAACAGCATCGCGCCGATGTAGATCACGAACGTGATCAGGGTGGGTGTACTGATGCTCATTTTGTTCCCTCATTAGTTGTTGTGGATGGGCGAGCGGTTATTCCCGATCCCACCTGGCAGAGGGCGATGGCGGTTCGCGCCATCACCGAGGACGGGCTCACCTGAGCCCATCAGAGGCGGAAGAGCAATCCGCCAACTGTTCTGTTGTTCTATTCAACCGGCAGTCCCTGAACCGGGCCGCCGGCCGTATCCCGCCGGGTCGACGATCAGTCGTCGCCGAGCGACAACAAGGACGCGTTCCCCCCGACAGCAGTGGTGTTGGTAGACGTGGTGCGCTCGTTGACGAAGCGCAGCAGGTAGCTCGGG from Pseudomonas sp. DNDY-54 encodes:
- the putP gene encoding sodium/proline symporter PutP → MSISTPTLITFVIYIGAMLLIGFFAYRATKNFDDYILGGRSLGSFVTALSAGASDMSGWLLMGLPGAIFVAGLSESWIAIGLIAGAWLNWLFVAGRLRVHTERNKNALTLPDYFSHRFEDESRTLRIFSALVVLVFFTIYCASGVVAGARLFESSFGISYDVALWIGAAATILYVFIGGFLAVSWTDTVQATLMIFALLITPVFVILALGDMGAAMDTIATQNPAAFDMFNGLSFVAIVSLLAWGLGYFGQPHILVRFMAADSVKTIPNARRIGMAWMILTLAGAVAVGFFGIAYFAGNPELAGPVTENGERVFMELVKILFNPWVAGIILSGVLAAVMSTLSAQLLVSSSALTQDFYKAMLRKNASQTELVWVGRAMVLLIAFIALGIASNPDSKVLGLVSYAWAGFGAAFGPVVLISLLWKHMTRNGALAGMIVGAVTVVVWKEFVGLGLYEIIPGFILASLAIVIFSKVGGGASPSMIKRFEDAENEYQGR